The proteins below come from a single Crossiella sp. CA-258035 genomic window:
- a CDS encoding non-ribosomal peptide synthetase has product MTARQPVAALLAELGALGVRLWADEGQLRYRAPAGVLTGDLLARLKAHKSTVLAHLTEQAGAAALTARPEERTEPFPLTDIQAAYLLGRQDAFDYGGVSCHGYLELTFPDLDPDRLSVAWAILVRRHGMLRAVVHPGGYQQVLAEVPDRPIRTDDLRGRPETEVAEAIERTRTALADHIYQPDQWPLYDLRLTRADDRAVLHISVDLLIADYLSVNRLLTELGRLYHHPDRPLPELEITFRDYVLAERALGDGGSAHAAARARDHAYWWDRIDSLPGAPELPLAHNARSRGRAEFTRHRITLSTVEWSALRGLAARHGVTASAAVLSVFAEVIGRWSRNPRFTLNVTLLNRLPLHPQVDQLIGDFTSVNLLEVDRTEPRDLAGLTQALQARLWADMDHRLCTGVEVLRELARRRGRAAALMPVVFTSMIGLGDDSDEAHANGLLALGDLGFGITQTPQVWIDCQAMEAKGQLLLNWDVRTGLFPDGLVEDAFTTFADLLRGLAAEETAWTAADPVALPARQRAVRERVNATTAPLPEGLLHEDFLRAALSTPDAPALLAGERVVSFGELLRQAAAVAGTVHAAGGGRVAVVMDKGIEQVAAVLGVLLGGGAYVPVDTNQPAARRDLVLADAGCRLVLTQSWLAAGTWPETVRVVAVDALEPAGSVLPQLDTDPDELAYVIYTSGSTGTPKGVMMSHRAVLNTLRDINQRFAVTGADRVLGLANLGFDLSVYDIFGVLGAGGALVLPAADRRGDPSHWAELVARHGVTVWNSVPAQLEMLQHYLEAEPGVELPSLRTALLSGDWIPVTLPDRVRARIPQLQLTSLGGATEAAIWSIHHPIGEVQAGARSIPYGTPLTNQTFHVLDHALRPCPDWVPGELYIGGHGLALGYLGDAERTAERFLRHPVTGERLYRTGDLGRYREQGVIEFLGREDNQVKIRGHRIELAEVESALTTHPAVGSAAALVVGETTLDRRLVAFATPAAKSTSDSESPAELADRAAAKANAVVADRDPDRYAAFTAAFDRVTLRIMAGTLHDAGLFAAGARHTAAEVIEALGAVPRHHGLVHRWLHALTTAGLLHRDGERYHGLRIDGETDALWSTVDELQAELRYGRELLDYVRDSAAHLPALFRDEIDPLTLLFPQGQLTVAEAIYQTNLIGRYINQFVVGAVREIAAAHQGPEPLRILEVGAGIGGTSTDLIPALAGFDVRYRFTDLSQFFLTEASKRYADYPWVDYGIFDLNVDLVRQDVRPNSVDVVLCANVLHNAKHIPTVLARLREVLRPGGHLVFIDATGDNHPLLISKEFHEGLSGYEDLRRHDHRVFLSAPEWRDQLDGVGAEVLARLPRPQDHFPEVGQHVFVARVKTDRQPVTETALRRHLAERLPEHMLPAQLHIVDELPLSANGKLDRAALKSRLPVESGAPEASAEPPRDELETALAQVWAELLNRDRVGRDEDFFALGGDSLLAAKVVGRMREQVPEAAALDWETQLRIVLRGTTVADYADHLRAAPATTGQHGGGSSLVELVPGNEEPALVLVHDGSGTLAPYRAMVEQLRRSGRTVLGLEPTVSYVDIPAEVLLPRLAADYAKELRAAGHNRVDVVGYCMGGLLATELARTLTESGAEVDSLTVISCYRMPYRIEDELLLEYAFARLLEVDPARLGYAGDEQRLGAAVQAVLRHSPGLLPDGCFAALDGEFADVAARFGALALRPREQRLAAIGALLAEPVDLAASFAVFAHSLRAVTTFEAEPYAGDITFLMDRGDVHFVPDLHAGMTAYWQELCLGELRIEEIPGDHFTCLGPANAAGVLALLPGAGR; this is encoded by the coding sequence GTGACCGCACGCCAGCCAGTTGCCGCACTGCTCGCCGAGCTCGGCGCCCTGGGCGTCCGGCTGTGGGCCGACGAGGGGCAGCTGCGCTACCGGGCCCCCGCCGGAGTGCTCACCGGCGATCTGCTCGCCCGGCTGAAGGCGCACAAGAGCACCGTGCTCGCGCACCTCACCGAGCAGGCAGGCGCGGCCGCGCTCACCGCCCGGCCCGAGGAGCGCACCGAACCCTTCCCGCTCACCGACATCCAGGCCGCCTACCTGCTCGGCCGCCAGGACGCCTTCGACTACGGCGGCGTGTCCTGCCACGGCTACCTGGAGCTGACCTTCCCCGACCTGGACCCGGACCGGCTCTCCGTCGCCTGGGCGATCCTGGTGCGCCGCCACGGCATGCTCCGCGCGGTCGTGCACCCCGGCGGCTACCAGCAGGTGCTGGCCGAGGTGCCGGACCGTCCGATCAGGACAGACGACCTGCGTGGCAGGCCGGAGACCGAGGTGGCCGAGGCGATCGAGCGCACCAGGACGGCCCTGGCCGACCACATCTACCAGCCCGACCAGTGGCCGCTCTACGACCTGCGGCTCACCCGCGCCGACGACCGCGCGGTGCTGCACATCTCGGTTGACCTGCTCATCGCCGACTACCTCAGTGTCAACCGGCTGCTCACCGAGCTGGGCAGGCTCTACCACCACCCGGACCGGCCGCTGCCCGAGCTGGAGATCACCTTCCGGGACTACGTGCTGGCCGAACGTGCCCTCGGCGACGGCGGCTCCGCGCACGCCGCGGCTCGCGCCCGCGACCACGCCTACTGGTGGGACCGCATCGACAGCCTGCCCGGCGCGCCCGAGCTGCCTCTGGCACACAACGCCCGCAGCCGTGGCCGGGCCGAGTTCACCAGGCACCGGATCACACTGTCCACAGTGGAATGGTCCGCGCTGCGCGGCCTGGCCGCCCGGCACGGGGTCACCGCCTCGGCCGCGGTGCTCTCGGTGTTCGCCGAGGTGATCGGCCGGTGGAGCCGCAACCCCCGGTTCACCCTCAACGTCACCCTGCTCAACCGGCTGCCGCTGCACCCGCAGGTGGACCAGCTGATCGGCGACTTCACCTCGGTCAATCTGCTGGAGGTCGACCGCACCGAACCCCGCGACCTGGCCGGGCTCACCCAGGCTCTGCAAGCCAGGCTGTGGGCGGACATGGACCACCGGCTGTGCACCGGCGTGGAGGTGCTCCGCGAGCTGGCCCGCCGCCGCGGCCGGGCCGCCGCGCTGATGCCGGTGGTGTTCACCAGCATGATCGGCCTTGGCGACGACTCCGACGAGGCGCACGCCAACGGCCTGCTCGCCTTGGGAGACCTGGGTTTCGGCATCACCCAGACCCCGCAGGTGTGGATCGACTGCCAGGCCATGGAGGCCAAGGGGCAGCTGCTGCTGAACTGGGACGTGCGCACCGGCCTGTTCCCGGACGGCCTGGTCGAGGACGCCTTCACCACCTTCGCCGACCTGCTCCGCGGCCTGGCCGCCGAGGAGACCGCCTGGACCGCCGCCGACCCGGTGGCCCTGCCCGCGCGTCAGCGTGCGGTCCGCGAGCGGGTCAACGCCACGACGGCCCCGCTGCCGGAAGGACTGCTGCACGAGGACTTCCTGCGCGCCGCACTGTCCACACCGGACGCCCCGGCGCTGCTGGCAGGCGAGCGGGTGGTCAGCTTCGGCGAGCTGCTGCGCCAGGCTGCCGCGGTCGCCGGGACCGTGCACGCGGCCGGGGGCGGCCGGGTCGCGGTGGTGATGGACAAGGGGATCGAGCAGGTCGCCGCCGTGCTCGGCGTGCTGCTCGGCGGCGGCGCGTACGTGCCGGTGGACACCAACCAGCCCGCCGCCCGCCGCGACCTGGTGCTGGCCGACGCGGGCTGCCGCCTGGTGCTCACCCAGTCCTGGCTCGCCGCCGGCACCTGGCCCGAGACCGTCCGCGTGGTCGCGGTCGACGCGCTCGAACCGGCGGGATCCGTGCTGCCGCAACTGGACACGGACCCGGACGAGCTGGCCTACGTGATCTACACCTCCGGCTCCACCGGCACGCCCAAGGGCGTCATGATGAGCCACCGCGCCGTGCTCAACACCCTGCGCGACATCAACCAGCGCTTCGCGGTGACTGGCGCGGACCGGGTGCTCGGCCTGGCCAACCTCGGCTTCGACCTGTCCGTCTACGACATCTTCGGCGTGCTCGGCGCCGGTGGCGCGCTGGTGCTGCCCGCCGCCGACCGCAGGGGCGACCCCTCGCACTGGGCGGAACTCGTCGCCAGGCACGGTGTCACGGTGTGGAACTCGGTGCCCGCGCAGCTGGAGATGCTCCAGCACTACCTGGAGGCCGAACCGGGGGTCGAGCTGCCCAGCCTGCGCACCGCGCTGCTCTCCGGCGACTGGATCCCGGTCACCCTGCCGGACCGGGTGCGCGCCCGCATCCCCCAGCTCCAGTTGACCAGCCTGGGCGGTGCCACCGAGGCGGCCATCTGGTCCATCCACCACCCCATCGGCGAGGTCCAGGCCGGGGCGCGCAGCATCCCCTACGGCACCCCGCTGACCAACCAGACCTTCCACGTGCTCGACCACGCCCTGCGGCCCTGCCCGGACTGGGTGCCCGGTGAGCTGTACATCGGCGGCCACGGCCTCGCCCTCGGCTACCTCGGCGACGCCGAGCGCACCGCGGAACGTTTCCTGCGGCACCCGGTGACCGGGGAACGCCTGTACCGCACCGGCGACCTCGGCCGCTACCGGGAACAGGGCGTGATCGAGTTCCTCGGCCGGGAGGACAACCAGGTCAAGATCCGCGGCCACCGGATCGAGCTGGCCGAGGTGGAGTCCGCGCTGACCACCCATCCGGCCGTGGGCTCGGCCGCCGCGCTGGTCGTCGGCGAGACCACCCTGGACCGCAGGCTGGTCGCCTTCGCCACCCCGGCCGCGAAGTCCACATCGGACAGTGAGTCGCCTGCGGAGCTGGCTGACCGGGCCGCGGCCAAGGCGAACGCGGTGGTCGCCGACCGCGACCCGGACCGCTACGCCGCGTTCACCGCCGCCTTCGACCGGGTCACCCTGCGCATCATGGCCGGGACGCTGCACGACGCCGGATTGTTCGCCGCTGGGGCAAGGCACACCGCGGCCGAGGTGATCGAGGCGCTCGGCGCGGTGCCCAGGCATCACGGTCTGGTGCACCGCTGGCTGCACGCGCTCACCACAGCTGGGCTGCTGCACCGCGACGGCGAGCGCTACCACGGCCTGCGCATCGACGGGGAGACCGACGCTCTCTGGTCCACTGTGGACGAACTACAGGCCGAGCTCCGGTACGGCCGCGAGCTGCTCGACTACGTGCGGGACAGTGCCGCGCACCTGCCCGCGCTGTTCCGGGACGAGATCGACCCGCTCACCCTGCTGTTCCCGCAGGGGCAGCTCACCGTGGCGGAGGCGATCTACCAGACCAACCTGATCGGACGGTACATCAACCAGTTCGTGGTGGGCGCGGTCCGCGAGATCGCCGCCGCGCACCAGGGGCCGGAACCGCTGCGGATCCTGGAGGTCGGCGCGGGCATCGGTGGCACCAGCACCGACCTCATCCCGGCGCTGGCCGGGTTCGACGTGCGCTACCGGTTCACCGACCTGTCCCAGTTCTTCCTCACCGAGGCGAGCAAGCGCTATGCCGACTACCCCTGGGTGGACTACGGGATCTTCGACCTCAACGTGGACCTGGTCCGGCAGGACGTGCGGCCGAACTCGGTGGACGTGGTGCTGTGCGCCAACGTGCTGCACAACGCCAAGCACATCCCGACCGTGCTGGCCCGGCTCCGCGAGGTGCTGCGGCCCGGCGGGCACCTGGTGTTCATCGACGCCACCGGCGACAACCACCCGCTGCTGATCTCCAAGGAGTTCCACGAGGGTCTGAGCGGCTACGAGGACCTGCGGCGGCACGACCACCGGGTCTTCCTCTCCGCGCCGGAGTGGCGTGACCAGCTCGACGGCGTGGGCGCGGAGGTCCTGGCTCGCCTGCCCCGGCCGCAGGACCACTTCCCCGAGGTGGGCCAGCACGTGTTCGTGGCCAGGGTGAAAACCGACCGGCAGCCGGTCACCGAGACCGCGCTGCGCCGCCACCTCGCTGAGCGGCTGCCCGAGCACATGCTGCCCGCCCAGTTGCACATCGTGGACGAGCTGCCGTTGTCCGCCAACGGCAAGCTCGACCGCGCCGCGCTGAAGTCCCGGCTGCCGGTGGAGTCCGGTGCGCCGGAGGCCAGCGCCGAACCGCCGCGCGACGAGCTGGAGACCGCGCTGGCCCAGGTGTGGGCCGAACTGCTCAACCGGGACCGGGTCGGCCGGGACGAGGACTTCTTCGCCCTGGGTGGTGACTCGCTGCTGGCCGCCAAGGTGGTCGGCCGGATGCGCGAGCAGGTCCCCGAGGCCGCCGCCCTGGACTGGGAGACCCAGCTGCGGATCGTGCTGCGCGGCACCACCGTGGCCGACTACGCCGACCATCTCCGCGCCGCGCCGGCCACCACTGGCCAGCACGGCGGCGGCAGCTCACTGGTCGAGCTGGTGCCGGGCAACGAGGAACCCGCGCTGGTGCTGGTGCACGACGGCAGCGGCACCCTCGCGCCCTACCGCGCCATGGTCGAGCAGCTGCGCCGCAGTGGCCGCACGGTGCTCGGGCTGGAACCGACAGTGTCCTATGTGGACATTCCGGCGGAGGTGCTGCTGCCGAGACTGGCTGCCGACTACGCCAAGGAGTTGCGTGCCGCCGGGCACAACCGCGTGGACGTGGTCGGCTACTGCATGGGCGGCCTGCTGGCCACCGAGCTGGCCCGCACCCTCACCGAGTCCGGGGCCGAGGTGGACAGCCTCACCGTGATCAGCTGCTACCGCATGCCCTACCGCATCGAGGATGAGCTGCTGCTGGAATATGCCTTCGCCAGGCTGCTGGAGGTCGACCCGGCCCGGCTCGGCTACGCCGGGGACGAGCAGCGGCTCGGCGCGGCCGTGCAGGCCGTGCTCCGGCACAGCCCCGGCCTGCTGCCCGACGGCTGCTTCGCCGCGCTGGACGGCGAGTTCGCCGATGTCGCCGCCCGGTTCGGCGCGCTGGCCCTGCGCCCGCGCGAGCAGCGGCTGGCCGCGATCGGCGCGCTGCTGGCCGAGCCGGTCGACCTGGCGGCGAGCTTCGCGGTGTTCGCGCACAGCCTCCGGGCGGTCACCACCTTCGAGGCCGAGCCCTACGCCGGGGACATCACCTTCCTGATGGACCGGGGTGACGTGCACTTCGTGCCCGACCTGCATGCCGGGATGACCGCGTACTGGCAGGAGCTGTGCCTCGGTGAGCTGCGGATCGAGGAGATCCCCGGCGACCACTTCACCTGCCTCGGCCCGGCCAACGCCGCCGGTGTGCTCGCCCTGCTGCCGGGGGCGGGCCGGTGA